The sequence below is a genomic window from Actinokineospora baliensis.
GCAAGCTCGGCCGCACCGGCAAGACCATGGACCAGCGGGTCCGCCGCATGATGATCGTCCCGGCGATCATGCTGGTGCTCAACTTCCCGTGGATCATCTACCTGCACTGGGGCCACCTCGGGCCCTACCCCAAGGAGTACTTCTGGCCGTTCGCGCAGCTGGGCGTGTTCGCCATCGGCATGGCGATGGCCGTCATCTCCGCCCGCGCGCAACTCGAACCCGACCGCGTCCCCGCCCTGCACCGCGTCGTCGCCGCCCACCCCAACGCCTTCTGGCTGGTCGCGCTCGCGCTGTTCGTGGTCAACTGCTTCTCCCCGTTCGCCAGGATCGGCTACTTCGACTTCCCCTACGCCGCCGCCGCGGTCGTGCAGCTGACCACCTTCCTGCTGTGGGGACCCGCGGTGGTGCTGCCGCTGTCGGTGCCCGGCGCCGCCTCGAAGTTCCAGGACGCGGTGCTGACCAACCCGCCGGTGCGCTACCTCGGCCGGGTGTCCTACGGCATCTACCTGTGGCACTTCGCGGTCATCTACTTCTGGTTCCAGAACGGCAGCATGTTCGGCAACGACCCGGTGGGTGTCACCGAGTTCCGCGGCCGCAACAGCTTCCTGGAACTGATCACCGTCGTCGTGCTCGCCTGCGTGATCATGGCGACCATCAGCTACTTCCTGGTGGAACGCCCGCTGCAGAACCTGTCGGACCGGTTCACCCGCCCCGCGCCCCCCGCACCGAAACCACCCGCGTCGGAACCCGCGGCAGGGGCCAAGACGGTCGGTTCCGTCGTCGTCCCCGGGTCGGTGCCGGGGCCGGTGTCGGCCACCCCCGGCAGCCAGCGCGAATGATCACCCGAACGGGGTGAAACGCCTGCCGCGCCTGGAATCCACGCCGCGCTGGTGCGCACGATGGAAGAACAGGCCGGTGGGCGCCGCTCCTACAATGACCACGCGGTGGACCGGCGCCGGGCGGCACGCACCCGCCCGGCGCGCGTCCCCCGCCCGCCGCGACCCGTCGTCCCGGCCACCGCCGACCACCGGCGGGGGTGTCGCACCTCCTCGACCGAAAGTGTGAGATGTCAGAATCAACTCGCGAAGCCAAACTCGACGTCCCCGGGGCGACGCTGCACTACGAGGTCGCCGGGTCCGGCCCGGTGCTGCTGCTGATCACCGGCGCGCCAGCCGACGCGACCTCCTTCGCGGGCATGGTGCCCGTCCTGGCGCGCAACTACACCGTCGTCACCTTCGACCCCCGCGGCTACACCCGCAGCAGCCTGCAGGGTGAGCCGGTCGAGCAGCACCTGGAAGACCACGCCGACGACGCGCACCGGCTGCTGGCCGAGGTCACCGACGAACCCGCCTACGTGCTGGGCACCAGCGGCGGCGCGCTCGTAGGCATCGAGCTCGCGATCCGCCACCCCGAGCAGGTCAAGGTCCTCGTCGCGCACGAGCCCGCGGCCATCGACGTGCTGCCCGACGGCGAGCAGTGGCGGGAGTACTTCGACGAGGTCGTCGACACCTTCCACAAGGAGGGTGCCTTCCCCGCGGTCGGCAAGTTCATCAAGATCGTCGGGGTCAACCCCGAGGACATGCCCGCCCAGCCCGAGCCCACCCCCGAGATGCTCGCGGGCATGGAGCAGATGCGGAAGAACTTCGAGCTGTTCTTCCCCTACCAGCTCCAGCAGTTCACCAAGGGCACCCCGGACATCGCCGCCCTCAAGGAGGCCTCGCCCCGCGTGGTGTGGGCCGGGGGCACCGGCTCCCGCGGCCTGCCCTGCTACGTCGCCACCGAGAAGCTCGCCGAGCTCTACGGCGAGGACCTCGTCGAGTTCCCCGGCGACCACCAGGGCCTCATGACCCACCCCCAGGAGTTCTCCGAGGCGCTGGAAACCGCGCTGCGCGACTGAGACCCACCCCGCCGCCGGGCAGGCAGTGGCCCACACACCCCCCGGCGGCACCGCAAGACGCGGGCGGGCGAAGGCGATCAACCCCCAGGATCCCTTCGCCCGCTTCCGCGCGTCCAGGGGCCTTCGCTCAGCCGCGGCGCAGGTGGTGGAAGTCCTGGGTGCAGGAGAATAGGTAGCCCCCGGCCGCCCGGAACCGCTGCTCCAGGTAGTCCTCGACGAGGTCGCGGGTCACCGGCAGCGGCGCGAGCCCGAGGATGAACGCCGCGACCTCCACCGCCGTCTCCAGGTCCGGGGCCTGCACGAACGAGGGAACCGTGTGCGTCTCGGCGTCGGCCACCCGCGACAGGTCGAACCTCGGGCCGCCGAACTCGCGCAGCATCACCATGCAGTCGCTGTTGGGGTTCTGCATCGCCACGACGCACTCCCCCTCCGGCGCGGTCCACGACGCGAGCGCCTCCAGGTGCGCTGGCCACAGGTCCTGGTCGACGTAGTAGAGGACGTGGCCGCAGAACACCAGGTCGGCCTCGGTGTCGGGCTCGGC
It includes:
- a CDS encoding alpha/beta fold hydrolase encodes the protein MSESTREAKLDVPGATLHYEVAGSGPVLLLITGAPADATSFAGMVPVLARNYTVVTFDPRGYTRSSLQGEPVEQHLEDHADDAHRLLAEVTDEPAYVLGTSGGALVGIELAIRHPEQVKVLVAHEPAAIDVLPDGEQWREYFDEVVDTFHKEGAFPAVGKFIKIVGVNPEDMPAQPEPTPEMLAGMEQMRKNFELFFPYQLQQFTKGTPDIAALKEASPRVVWAGGTGSRGLPCYVATEKLAELYGEDLVEFPGDHQGLMTHPQEFSEALETALRD
- a CDS encoding class I SAM-dependent methyltransferase, whose amino-acid sequence is MDFPRLDALSAQYESPFATFLAHTDQKRQAARYLERVAEGLPRRAVLLDAGAGTGDTTAHLADRFERVIAIEPNAGLRAQLAGKVPGAEIIDVPILAAEPDTEADLVFCGHVLYYVDQDLWPAHLEALASWTAPEGECVVAMQNPNSDCMVMLREFGGPRFDLSRVADAETHTVPSFVQAPDLETAVEVAAFILGLAPLPVTRDLVEDYLEQRFRAAGGYLFSCTQDFHHLRRG
- a CDS encoding acyltransferase family protein, encoding MVAPAAGTSAAPSTEKQRVPRLEGIRGICALGVVITHTAFISGLVGSYDSPPTNMFAAALMSGFTVSLSPFFVLSGLLLYRPFARASLSDKPGPPLGKFFTRRVFRLLPAYYALTLVCLFALNLGAVDSVWYVLRPLVLMQNYDAVWMAGMDPTWSVPTEMQFYLVLPLLAWVMGKLGRTGKTMDQRVRRMMIVPAIMLVLNFPWIIYLHWGHLGPYPKEYFWPFAQLGVFAIGMAMAVISARAQLEPDRVPALHRVVAAHPNAFWLVALALFVVNCFSPFARIGYFDFPYAAAAVVQLTTFLLWGPAVVLPLSVPGAASKFQDAVLTNPPVRYLGRVSYGIYLWHFAVIYFWFQNGSMFGNDPVGVTEFRGRNSFLELITVVVLACVIMATISYFLVERPLQNLSDRFTRPAPPAPKPPASEPAAGAKTVGSVVVPGSVPGPVSATPGSQRE